The Thiorhodovibrio litoralis genome includes a window with the following:
- a CDS encoding type II toxin-antitoxin system TacA family antitoxin translates to MSPSTVKSEQSTRAVSLRVRDEIRGLIDQAARIQGRSRSDFMIDAARRAAEETLLDQTLVRVDQETYERFLAVLDQPPTEAGYQRLMSAPTPWSD, encoded by the coding sequence ATGTCGCCGTCCACTGTCAAATCCGAGCAATCCACCCGCGCGGTTAGCCTGCGGGTACGCGACGAGATTCGCGGGCTGATCGATCAGGCGGCCAGAATTCAGGGTCGGTCACGCTCCGATTTTATGATTGATGCTGCTCGGCGGGCCGCTGAGGAAACACTGCTTGACCAAACCCTGGTTCGTGTCGATCAGGAGACCTATGAGCGCTTCCTCGCCGTTCTTGACCAACCCCCAACTGAAGCGGGTTACCAGCGCCTGATGTCAGCGCCAACCCCATGGAGCGATTGA
- a CDS encoding RNA-binding domain-containing protein — translation MKTFSLLKTSPTPVRNRLFLDLLLLLAVTVGVLISANLLLMEDIRHDVAAARIDNAKALVRDEVRALLTPVEQQLLIIRDRLRNADASPPQTQAAARSLNAQLMPSLNHIPQIAGIAFANDRGEEYFLRRDGESWLTRLRSAGENGPFRFQHWSQLDEPGEVKTTQLDYDPRERPWYEEARDLLEQGRDGENDFAWSPPYRFESLDEPGVTVSSGWTGDGQVRVLALDVTLARILDTVDRLPLDSGAGFLFDGQGGVYSDRDDKERSSTKGRFFSAETEHGGPLRFNAIAAWRAAGRPAQQLVRFSSDGRDWWGGFLPLTGDAEDAWIGVAIPVSANLGMLQSRWYLLAITALAILALGVGMAALLVRKYSHQLRELPKRGIDTQDPEADIRALISRGEGTHVEFKSTMRMNLHTGKAGKEIELAWLKGVAAFLNTEGGVLLIGVADDGEMLGLDADGFANDDKCQLHFKNLINSHLGAEYTRFLRLELYRIEDKTIAAVECEPADMPTYLRNKGAESFLIRNGPSNIELPISKALGYIAGRF, via the coding sequence ATGAAAACCTTCTCCCTGCTCAAAACCTCGCCGACGCCCGTGCGCAACCGGCTGTTCCTCGATCTGCTATTGCTGCTCGCCGTCACCGTCGGCGTGTTGATTAGCGCCAACCTGCTGCTGATGGAGGATATCCGTCACGATGTCGCGGCGGCCCGGATCGACAATGCCAAGGCGCTGGTGCGCGATGAGGTGCGCGCCCTGCTGACGCCGGTGGAGCAGCAACTGCTGATTATTCGCGATCGCCTGCGCAACGCCGATGCGTCGCCCCCGCAGACGCAAGCCGCCGCGCGGAGCTTGAATGCGCAATTGATGCCATCGCTCAATCACATCCCGCAGATAGCGGGCATTGCCTTTGCCAACGACCGGGGGGAAGAGTACTTCCTGCGCCGCGATGGCGAGAGCTGGCTGACACGTCTGCGCAGCGCGGGCGAGAACGGGCCTTTTCGCTTTCAACACTGGAGCCAACTCGACGAGCCGGGCGAGGTCAAGACAACCCAGCTCGACTATGACCCGCGCGAGCGCCCCTGGTATGAGGAGGCGCGCGACTTGCTTGAGCAGGGCCGCGACGGCGAGAACGACTTCGCCTGGAGTCCGCCCTACCGCTTCGAGTCCCTGGATGAGCCCGGGGTGACGGTGTCCAGCGGCTGGACTGGCGACGGCCAAGTGCGCGTGCTGGCGCTGGATGTGACCCTGGCGCGCATTCTCGACACTGTTGACCGTCTCCCGCTCGACTCCGGCGCCGGCTTTCTGTTCGATGGCCAGGGCGGCGTCTACAGCGATCGGGATGATAAAGAACGCTCGAGCACCAAGGGGAGATTCTTCTCTGCCGAGACAGAGCATGGCGGGCCACTGCGCTTCAATGCCATCGCCGCCTGGCGCGCGGCTGGGCGTCCGGCGCAGCAGCTGGTGCGCTTTAGCAGCGACGGGCGCGACTGGTGGGGTGGCTTTCTGCCGCTGACCGGCGATGCCGAGGATGCCTGGATCGGCGTGGCCATTCCCGTCTCAGCCAATCTTGGCATGCTACAGAGCCGCTGGTATCTGCTCGCCATCACCGCCCTGGCGATCCTCGCTCTCGGGGTCGGCATGGCCGCGCTGCTGGTGCGCAAATACAGCCATCAGCTGCGCGAACTGCCCAAGCGCGGCATCGACACCCAAGACCCGGAAGCCGACATCCGCGCCCTGATCAGCCGTGGCGAAGGCACCCATGTCGAGTTCAAATCGACCATGCGCATGAACCTGCACACCGGCAAGGCCGGCAAAGAGATCGAGCTGGCTTGGTTGAAAGGCGTTGCAGCATTTTTAAACACCGAGGGCGGCGTGTTGCTGATCGGCGTCGCCGATGATGGCGAGATGCTTGGGCTGGACGCCGACGGCTTCGCCAACGACGACAAATGCCAGCTCCATTTCAAAAACCTGATCAACAGCCATCTGGGCGCCGAATACACCCGCTTCCTGCGCCTCGAGCTCTACCGCATCGAGGACAAAACCATCGCAGCGGTGGAATGCGAGCCGGCCGACATGCCCACCTATCTGCGCAACAAAGGCGCGGAGTCCTTCCTGATCCGCAATGGCCCGTCGAACATCGAACTGCCGATCAGCAAGGCGCTCGGCTACATCGCCGGGCGGTTTTAG
- a CDS encoding cation diffusion facilitator family transporter: MSSKNTAAAPTPVASATFAETGRLLRLATYASVATATVLILAKLVAWLLTGSVSVLASLVDSTMDAGASLVNLLAVRWSLLPPDAEHRFGHGKAQALAALGQATFIAGSAVFLGLQAVDRLLHPRAVVEIGVGIMVIGFAIAITLGLLAIQHHVIRRTGSPAIKADALHYATDLATNTATLIALVLAGAGWSGLDPLFGLAIGLYILYSAVRIALDAVQLLMDRELPEPQRQQIVELVSAVPMVRGVHGLRTRQSGQSLIVQLHLELDDQLPLVAAHHIALEAEAKIREHYPDSDITIHQDPVSLGEEADA, from the coding sequence TTGAGCTCAAAAAATACAGCAGCGGCACCCACGCCGGTCGCGTCCGCAACATTCGCCGAGACCGGCCGACTGCTCCGGCTGGCGACCTATGCATCAGTCGCCACGGCCACGGTGCTGATTCTGGCTAAACTTGTGGCCTGGCTGCTGACCGGTTCGGTCAGCGTCCTGGCCTCGCTGGTGGACTCGACCATGGATGCCGGCGCATCCCTGGTCAATTTGCTGGCAGTGCGCTGGTCGCTGCTGCCTCCGGACGCCGAGCACCGCTTCGGTCACGGCAAAGCGCAGGCACTGGCGGCATTGGGACAGGCGACCTTCATCGCCGGCTCGGCGGTCTTTCTCGGTCTCCAGGCCGTCGACCGCCTGCTGCATCCTAGAGCGGTCGTCGAGATCGGCGTCGGTATAATGGTCATCGGCTTCGCGATTGCCATCACCCTGGGACTGCTCGCGATCCAGCATCACGTCATCCGCCGCACCGGATCGCCCGCAATCAAAGCCGACGCGCTCCACTATGCGACGGACCTGGCCACCAACACCGCGACTCTGATCGCGCTCGTCCTCGCCGGGGCCGGCTGGTCGGGCCTTGACCCGCTGTTCGGACTGGCCATCGGGCTCTACATTCTCTATAGCGCGGTGCGCATCGCCCTTGATGCCGTCCAACTGCTGATGGATCGCGAACTGCCCGAGCCGCAGCGGCAGCAAATCGTGGAACTGGTCAGCGCCGTCCCCATGGTGCGCGGCGTGCATGGTTTGCGCACCCGGCAGTCCGGCCAATCGCTTATCGTGCAACTGCATCTTGAGCTCGACGATCAGCTGCCCCTGGTCGCCGCCCACCACATCGCCTTGGAAGCGGAAGCGAAAATCCGCGAACACTACCCAGACTCCGACATCACCATTCACCAAGACCCGGTCAGTCTTGGCGAGGAAGCGGATGCTTAA
- a CDS encoding EF-hand domain-containing protein → MEHKTRTLVLSVAMIVAGGAPFALAQPPGPMPFTVFDQDSDGIVTEQEFNSIRAERMAARAAAGAPMNGAANAPTFADFDSNGDGQLMPDEFAAGQQARMQGRPGMGPGMGAGMGSGQGMGMGRNMPTFNEFDLNADGSLSEQEFYEARANRIAERSKQGYQMRNLANAPAFGDVDLNNDGLVDPQEFATAQAHHMNRNRQQMQSPPVSPAPANPNQPPE, encoded by the coding sequence ATGGAACATAAGACTCGAACCCTCGTCCTTAGCGTCGCCATGATCGTCGCCGGCGGCGCGCCGTTCGCGCTCGCCCAACCTCCCGGCCCCATGCCCTTCACCGTCTTCGATCAGGACAGCGACGGCATCGTGACCGAGCAAGAATTCAACAGCATTCGCGCTGAGCGCATGGCCGCCCGTGCCGCTGCGGGAGCCCCAATGAACGGAGCAGCCAATGCGCCGACCTTTGCCGACTTCGACAGCAATGGCGATGGTCAATTGATGCCCGACGAATTCGCCGCTGGCCAGCAGGCGCGCATGCAAGGCCGTCCGGGGATGGGGCCTGGAATGGGAGCGGGGATGGGATCAGGTCAGGGAATGGGCATGGGGAGAAATATGCCGACCTTCAACGAGTTCGATCTGAACGCGGACGGCAGTCTCAGCGAACAGGAATTCTACGAGGCGCGGGCCAATCGCATCGCAGAGCGCTCGAAACAAGGCTACCAGATGCGCAATCTGGCCAACGCACCCGCCTTTGGTGACGTGGATCTCAACAACGATGGCCTGGTCGATCCGCAAGAATTCGCCACAGCTCAGGCCCATCACATGAACCGGAACCGACAGCAAATGCAGTCGCCGCCAGTTTCACCAGCGCCAGCCAATCCCAACCAGCCTCCTGAATAA
- a CDS encoding FG-GAP-like repeat-containing protein, producing the protein MNNTIAPRKEVVFLDTTLADWPTLADGVRDGVEVVLIEASHGGLARMAAWAARHSGYDAMHLLSHGTPGALHLGSDKLVEATLNEADVQTKLKQLGQALSVDGDLLLYGCDLAAGLAGQRFIQRLSEITDADVAASINRTGQGGDWRLEATVGTITTPALQAADYGGALAPTDGGGSPPPPLTLEGWTPSANSGDIATDANLTLNFNTSTNLNNSNVLVWGSLSGDIGGYFTYSSINATPYTATFHQSKDFQPGETVSVSVTSAVGGPKVFQFTVATDADSPGAFSVAGVTIGEINSTNSVALGDVDGDGDLDVVQGNAGQTQVWLNDGSGGFGTPAGSILGSSSDVTTSVALGDVDGDGDLDVLRGNAGQTQVWLNDGSGGFGTAAGSILGSSSDVTTSVALGDVDGDGDLDVVQGNDGQETQVWLNNGIGGFGTAASATLGSYNTRSVALGDVDGDGDLDVVQGNFNEPTQVWLNDGSGGFGTAASATLGSHATTSVALGDVDGDGDLDVVQGNNGEETRVWMNNGSGGFGTAAGATLGSYDTRNLALGDVDGDGDLDVVEGNQSQETRVWLNDGSGGFGTAAGATLGSYDTRNVALGDVDGDGDLDVVQGNYDQETQVWLNQPPTMDADSVTRNDTDITASDNIVLTFPEAIAGGSYDSDSIKVWGSLTGEVTGSFSASGETLTFDPTTDFKPGETVTVQLTTGVQAASGAALDEGHSLQFTVATDANSPGAFSAADATLGSHNTRSVALGDVDGDGDLDVVQGNNGQETQVWLNDGSGGFGAAAGATLGSYNTLSVALGDVDGDGDLDVVQGNYFQETRVWLNNGSGGFGAAAGATLVGISRTTSVALGDVDGDGDLDVVQGNDGQETQVWLNNGSGGFGTAASATLGSYNTRSVALGDVDGDGDLDVVQGNFNEPTQVWLNNGSGGFGTAASATLGSHATTSVALGDVDGDGDLDVVQGNNGEETRVWMNNGSGGFGTAASATLGSQATNSVTLGDVDGDGDLDVVQGNFFDPTRVWLNDGSGGFGTAAGVSIGEINSTNSVALGDVDGDGDLDAVQGNDARPTQVWLNVSTKTIDTVGNVPATFVTDTGRWADLTNDAAPSGLPRGLKMPLGQFAFQIDGLQDNETANITMLVDGGNGVAGYFKQNDSGQWVNLATDVTTIGNQTKITFAIQDNGPWDSDSTSGRIVDPGGLGQDLLAPKIAENTTYVGDMSDALDLSGLQGAVTYSITDGADQAKFTIDALTGVLRFADGPDYETPTDAGSNNIYDVTVTATDSTSGTSSETIPVTVINDTGEDGKIADLQGDNSVFTVNRPQYIDAASPDLVSVTSIRNTPEFANGYLLITQIEGTEDGNFSFDTNDATSGNDGQIAAGETISVTGFTPNAAAVVNATQDGQNGHALRIEFNDQMTESDVEVLISSLQYTASTQGNRTFSLFLNDGANAYEAVTFSQVPAPTITSATYNSLTGALVVTGTNFVSLTGDANDIDLSTLTFTGAGGSSAAFTLTTTSDIEITDATTFTATLSGSDKDAVDALLDANGTQSSDSTTYNLAAADDWNGPITRGDISDTTGNGITVSGNNSAPTINSDGGGATGAVTVAENSTAVTTVEATDADSGDTLTYSLSGGADQALFQIDANSGALSFINAPDFENPQDQGDTVGNNTYEVEVKASDGAASDTQTITVTVTDVNENTGGSAPPSPPPSTPTDNDGDGIDDGEESKVPALPGTDGETVTGDGNGDGTPDNEQEDVASLPILDTEKVSENPDAPAVYVTLAGGGASSAGAGEGEDPGSESPATPSVSVTIQSVTQSDAPAPDERDGIDMPLGLIGFEATAEVPDGTEHAGDIPFSLLVEKDPDIPDEEQINGFWKQDSAGSWVNLASPEYGGQVTEVGGKVRLDFVIEDNGPFDSNPAAGAITDPGAPGYRAEPLGTTRYLPDSNDRILVDGTYPRILDFGGQDTYTLAEAFIGDVRLVDNQASIVNLPEGLIITGARLLADGLELSLPGGTLTLLGAPEAHSYVFGGDPDDPEAGTLLTYTELAHVLDTTVPAPGSTEPHQANVSGAVQADGTIAGGPGRIRYLDDGDTSLVIDSGDSLIIDFGGADSYQLQSELSRDVTLVDNQVSQVYLPEDAAITSARFLTDGLALTIQGHTVTLLGAPETFHYILGEEELNYTELAEALGPERADTDALSVEAAFAANIDWEMLPL; encoded by the coding sequence ATGAATAACACCATCGCACCCCGTAAGGAAGTCGTCTTTCTTGATACCACCCTCGCCGATTGGCCGACCCTGGCGGATGGGGTTCGGGACGGGGTCGAGGTGGTATTGATCGAGGCCAGTCACGGCGGGCTGGCGCGCATGGCCGCCTGGGCCGCGAGACACTCCGGCTACGATGCGATGCATCTGTTGAGTCATGGCACGCCCGGCGCGCTGCATCTTGGGTCGGACAAGCTGGTCGAAGCGACGCTAAACGAGGCCGATGTCCAGACCAAGCTCAAGCAACTCGGTCAGGCCTTGTCGGTCGATGGCGATCTGTTGCTCTATGGCTGCGATCTGGCCGCCGGCCTGGCGGGCCAGCGCTTCATCCAACGTCTCTCGGAGATCACCGACGCGGATGTCGCCGCCTCCATCAACCGCACCGGCCAAGGCGGCGACTGGCGCCTGGAAGCCACCGTGGGGACGATCACCACCCCAGCGCTGCAAGCGGCCGACTATGGCGGCGCCTTAGCGCCGACCGACGGAGGGGGGTCGCCGCCCCCGCCCCTGACATTGGAGGGTTGGACGCCCAGCGCCAACTCCGGCGACATCGCCACCGACGCCAACCTAACTCTAAACTTCAATACGAGCACCAATCTCAATAATTCCAACGTCTTAGTCTGGGGCAGCCTGAGCGGCGACATCGGCGGCTACTTCACCTACAGCTCGATCAACGCGACTCCCTATACAGCCACCTTCCATCAGAGTAAAGACTTCCAGCCCGGCGAGACGGTCAGCGTTTCCGTCACCAGTGCCGTCGGCGGGCCGAAGGTGTTTCAATTCACCGTCGCCACCGACGCCGACTCCCCCGGCGCCTTCTCCGTCGCCGGCGTCACCATAGGGGAGATAAATTCCACCAATAGCGTCGCGCTGGGCGATGTCGATGGCGATGGCGACCTTGATGTCGTGCAGGGGAATGCAGGCCAGACTCAGGTGTGGCTGAACGACGGCAGCGGCGGTTTTGGCACCCCTGCCGGCTCCATCCTGGGGAGTAGTAGTGACGTAACAACAAGCGTCGCGCTGGGCGATGTCGATGGCGATGGCGACCTTGATGTCTTGCGGGGGAATGCAGGCCAGACTCAGGTGTGGCTGAACGATGGCAGCGGCGGTTTTGGCACCGCTGCCGGCTCCATCCTGGGGAGTAGTAGTGACGTAACAACAAGCGTCGCGCTGGGCGATGTCGATGGCGATGGCGACCTTGATGTCGTGCAGGGAAATGATGGCCAAGAGACCCAGGTGTGGCTGAACAACGGCATCGGCGGTTTTGGCACTGCCGCCAGCGCCACCCTGGGGAGTTACAACACCCGCAGCGTCGCGCTGGGCGATGTCGATGGCGATGGCGACCTTGATGTCGTGCAAGGCAATTTCAACGAACCGACCCAGGTGTGGCTGAACGACGGCAGCGGCGGTTTTGGCACCGCCGCCAGCGCCACCCTGGGGAGTCACGCCACCACCAGCGTCGCGCTGGGCGATGTCGATGGCGATGGCGACCTTGATGTCGTGCAGGGGAATAACGGCGAAGAAACCCGGGTGTGGATGAACAACGGCAGCGGCGGTTTTGGCACCGCCGCCGGCGCCACCCTGGGGAGTTACGACACCCGCAACCTCGCGCTGGGCGATGTCGATGGCGATGGCGACCTTGATGTCGTGGAGGGGAATCAAAGCCAAGAAACCCGGGTGTGGCTGAACGACGGCAGCGGCGGTTTTGGCACCGCCGCCGGCGCCACCCTGGGGAGTTACGACACCCGCAACGTCGCGCTGGGCGATGTCGATGGCGATGGCGACCTTGATGTCGTGCAGGGGAATTATGACCAAGAGACCCAGGTGTGGTTGAATCAGCCACCCACGATGGACGCCGACAGCGTCACTCGCAACGACACCGATATCACGGCCAGCGACAACATCGTTCTCACCTTCCCCGAGGCCATCGCCGGTGGCAGCTACGACAGCGACAGCATCAAAGTGTGGGGCTCGCTGACCGGCGAAGTCACGGGCAGCTTCAGCGCCAGCGGCGAGACACTGACCTTCGACCCCACCACCGATTTCAAGCCCGGCGAGACGGTGACTGTGCAGCTGACCACCGGGGTTCAGGCGGCCAGCGGCGCAGCGCTCGACGAAGGGCACAGCCTGCAATTCACCGTCGCCACTGACGCCAACTCCCCCGGCGCCTTCTCCGCCGCCGACGCCACCCTGGGGAGTCACAACACCCGCAGCGTCGCGCTGGGCGATGTCGACGGCGATGGCGACCTTGATGTGGTGCAGGGGAATAACGGCCAAGAGACCCAAGTGTGGCTCAACGACGGCAGCGGCGGTTTTGGCGCCGCCGCCGGCGCCACCCTGGGGAGTTACAACACCCTCAGCGTCGCGCTGGGCGATGTCGATGGCGATGGCGACCTTGATGTCGTGCAGGGGAATTACTTCCAAGAGACCCGGGTGTGGCTGAACAACGGCAGCGGCGGTTTTGGCGCCGCCGCCGGCGCCACCCTGGTGGGGATATCTCGCACCACCAGCGTCGCGCTGGGCGATGTCGATGGCGATGGCGACCTTGATGTCGTGCAGGGAAATGATGGCCAAGAGACCCAGGTGTGGCTGAACAACGGCAGCGGCGGTTTTGGCACTGCCGCCAGCGCCACCCTGGGGAGTTACAACACCCGCAGCGTCGCGCTGGGCGATGTCGATGGCGATGGCGACCTTGATGTCGTGCAGGGCAATTTCAACGAACCGACCCAGGTGTGGCTGAACAACGGCAGCGGCGGTTTTGGCACCGCCGCCAGCGCCACCCTGGGGAGTCACGCCACCACCAGCGTCGCGCTGGGCGATGTCGATGGCGATGGCGACCTTGATGTCGTGCAGGGGAATAACGGCGAAGAAACCCGGGTGTGGATGAACAACGGCAGCGGCGGTTTTGGCACCGCCGCCAGCGCCACCCTGGGGAGTCAAGCCACCAACAGCGTCACGCTGGGTGATGTCGATGGCGATGGCGACCTTGATGTCGTGCAGGGGAATTTCTTCGACCCTACCCGGGTGTGGCTGAACGACGGCAGCGGCGGTTTTGGCACCGCCGCCGGCGTCTCCATAGGGGAGATAAATTCCACCAATAGCGTCGCGCTGGGCGATGTCGATGGCGATGGTGACCTCGATGCCGTGCAGGGCAATGACGCCCGACCGACCCAGGTGTGGCTGAACGTCAGCACCAAGACGATCGATACCGTGGGCAATGTCCCGGCCACCTTTGTTACCGATACGGGCCGTTGGGCCGATCTGACCAACGACGCCGCCCCGAGCGGACTGCCCCGCGGACTGAAGATGCCGCTGGGCCAGTTCGCATTCCAGATTGATGGCCTTCAAGACAATGAAACGGCCAACATCACGATGTTGGTCGACGGTGGCAATGGTGTGGCTGGCTATTTCAAACAGAACGATAGCGGCCAATGGGTCAATCTGGCAACCGACGTCACCACGATCGGAAACCAGACCAAGATCACCTTTGCGATCCAGGACAACGGCCCCTGGGACAGCGATTCAACCTCGGGGCGCATCGTCGATCCCGGCGGGCTCGGACAGGACCTGCTCGCGCCCAAGATAGCCGAAAACACCACCTATGTCGGCGACATGAGCGACGCGCTCGATCTCAGTGGTTTGCAGGGGGCGGTCACTTACAGCATCACCGACGGCGCTGATCAGGCTAAATTCACCATCGACGCATTGACCGGTGTACTTCGCTTCGCGGACGGCCCCGATTACGAAACCCCAACGGATGCTGGCTCCAACAATATCTACGATGTGACCGTGACGGCAACGGACTCGACGAGCGGAACCAGTAGCGAAACCATCCCAGTCACCGTGATCAACGATACTGGCGAAGATGGCAAGATCGCTGATCTGCAAGGCGACAATTCAGTCTTCACGGTGAATAGGCCGCAGTATATTGACGCCGCAAGTCCAGATTTGGTGAGTGTGACGTCGATTCGCAATACCCCAGAGTTCGCGAACGGCTATCTGCTGATCACCCAGATCGAAGGCACAGAGGATGGCAATTTTTCCTTCGATACCAATGATGCAACCTCAGGCAACGATGGCCAGATTGCTGCGGGTGAAACGATCTCGGTGACTGGCTTTACCCCAAACGCCGCGGCAGTCGTCAATGCCACCCAGGACGGTCAAAACGGTCACGCCTTGCGCATCGAATTCAATGATCAGATGACAGAAAGCGATGTTGAAGTCTTGATCTCAAGCCTTCAATACACTGCCTCCACCCAAGGCAACCGCACCTTCTCTCTATTCCTGAACGACGGCGCCAATGCTTACGAAGCCGTCACCTTCAGCCAGGTTCCAGCGCCCACGATCACCAGCGCCACTTACAACAGCCTGACCGGCGCATTGGTGGTTACCGGTACCAACTTCGTCAGCCTGACGGGTGACGCCAACGACATCGACCTCTCCACGCTCACCTTCACCGGTGCCGGCGGCAGCAGCGCCGCCTTCACCCTGACTACCACCAGCGATATCGAGATCACCGACGCCACCACCTTCACCGCCACCTTGTCGGGCAGCGACAAGGATGCGGTGGATGCGTTGCTCGACGCCAATGGCACCCAGTCGTCCGACAGCACCACCTACAATCTAGCCGCCGCCGATGATTGGAACGGCCCGATCACCCGCGGGGACATAAGTGACACCACCGGGAACGGCATCACGGTTTCGGGGAACAACAGCGCCCCGACCATCAACAGCGATGGCGGTGGTGCCACCGGCGCAGTCACTGTTGCCGAGAACAGCACCGCCGTCACCACCGTCGAGGCCACCGACGCCGACAGCGGCGATACCCTGACCTACAGCCTCAGTGGCGGAGCGGATCAAGCCCTGTTCCAGATCGACGCCAACAGCGGCGCACTGAGCTTCATCAACGCCCCCGACTTCGAGAACCCGCAGGATCAGGGCGACACCGTCGGAAACAACACCTACGAGGTCGAAGTCAAGGCCAGCGACGGTGCTGCCAGCGATACTCAGACCATCACTGTGACCGTGACTGACGTCAATGAGAACACTGGCGGCAGCGCGCCTCCTTCGCCCCCTCCATCGACCCCGACGGATAACGACGGCGACGGCATTGATGATGGCGAAGAGAGCAAAGTTCCTGCTTTGCCTGGAACAGACGGCGAGACGGTGACAGGGGACGGCAATGGCGACGGCACCCCTGACAATGAGCAGGAAGATGTCGCGTCCTTGCCCATTCTGGACACAGAAAAGGTCTCCGAGAATCCCGATGCGCCAGCAGTCTACGTGACCCTGGCTGGGGGCGGCGCAAGTTCCGCGGGCGCAGGAGAGGGCGAAGACCCGGGCTCTGAGAGCCCAGCGACACCGAGCGTCAGCGTCACCATTCAATCGGTCACTCAATCCGACGCGCCAGCGCCCGACGAACGCGATGGGATCGACATGCCCTTGGGGCTGATTGGCTTCGAAGCGACGGCCGAAGTACCTGACGGCACGGAGCATGCGGGCGACATTCCCTTCAGCCTGCTAGTCGAAAAAGACCCCGACATCCCTGATGAGGAGCAAATCAACGGGTTCTGGAAACAAGACAGCGCAGGCAGCTGGGTCAACCTCGCCAGCCCCGAGTATGGTGGGCAAGTCACCGAGGTTGGCGGCAAGGTCCGGCTTGACTTTGTCATTGAGGACAACGGCCCCTTCGACAGCAACCCGGCTGCCGGTGCCATCACCGATCCCGGTGCGCCTGGTTATCGTGCCGAGCCTCTTGGTACCACCCGCTACCTGCCAGACAGCAACGACCGCATTTTGGTCGATGGCACCTATCCGCGCATTCTCGATTTCGGCGGGCAGGATACCTACACCCTCGCCGAGGCCTTTATCGGTGATGTGCGGCTTGTCGACAACCAGGCCAGCATCGTTAACCTGCCGGAGGGATTGATTATTACCGGCGCGCGCCTGTTGGCCGACGGACTCGAACTCAGCCTGCCTGGCGGTACTCTCACGCTGCTTGGCGCGCCCGAGGCCCACAGCTATGTCTTCGGCGGCGATCCGGACGATCCCGAGGCGGGCACCCTGCTTACTTACACCGAACTGGCGCACGTCCTCGACACCACCGTCCCAGCACCCGGCAGCACCGAGCCGCATCAAGCCAACGTCAGCGGCGCGGTGCAGGCCGACGGCACCATTGCCGGCGGTCCTGGGCGCATCCGCTATCTTGACGACGGCGACACCAGCCTTGTCATCGACAGCGGCGATAGCCTGATTATCGACTTCGGTGGCGCGGACAGCTACCAATTGCAGTCGGAGCTGTCGCGCGATGTCACCCTTGTCGACAACCAAGTCAGCCAGGTTTATCTACCCGAAGACGCGGCGATCACCAGCGCGCGCTTCCTCACCGATGGACTGGCGCTGACGATTCAGGGCCATACCGTCACCCTGCTCGGCGCACCGGAGACCTTCCACTACATCCTCGGCGAGGAGGAGTTGAACTACACCGAACTGGCCGAGGCGCTCGGCCCCGAGAGGGCTGACACGGACGCGCTAAGCGTTGAGGCCGCGTTCGCGGCCAACATCGACTGGGAGATGCTGCCGTTGTAG
- a CDS encoding phosphoenolpyruvate carboxylase, protein MQLDIRQESTRHTQAVVELFAHQLGAPLYEAFSEEQKLVALGEAIGHPHPFVIDKGTLTAETRETLEGFEVVARLRAEISPEAFGAYVISVTHSASHVDSLYLGQLDRAPDAGGYECWQGHLDQGFTAQGMIEGFMQSPEYHNRFLPAEASAELGAGQDMPGLALIGHQDSADTDLAGLFA, encoded by the coding sequence ATGCAGCTCGACATCCGCCAGGAATCGACCCGCCATACCCAGGCGGTGGTCGAGCTGTTCGCGCACCAGCTCGGCGCCCCGCTCTACGAAGCCTTCAGCGAGGAGCAGAAGCTGGTGGCCTTGGGCGAGGCCATCGGGCACCCGCACCCCTTTGTGATCGACAAGGGCACCCTGACCGCCGAAACGCGCGAGACCCTGGAGGGATTTGAGGTGGTCGCCCGCCTGCGCGCCGAGATCAGCCCCGAGGCCTTTGGCGCCTACGTCATCTCCGTGACCCACAGCGCCAGTCATGTGGATAGTTTGTACCTGGGACAATTAGACCGTGCGCCCGATGCCGGCGGCTATGAGTGCTGGCAGGGGCACTTGGATCAGGGTTTCACCGCGCAGGGGATGATCGAAGGGTTCATGCAAAGCCCCGAGTACCACAACCGGTTCCTGCCAGCAGAGGCAAGTGCGGAGCTGGGCGCAGGACAGGACATGCCAGGGCTAGCGTTGATCGGTCATCAGGACAGCGCCGATACCGACCTAGCGGGTTTGTTCGCTTAG
- a CDS encoding phosphoenolpyruvate carboxylase yields MDDDEDYWLDTMSQSQRRYVHEPYRRKLVIMEHRLTADLARLRARLHGEDVDLPEGYPDARAFLADLQLIRDSLISQGDSNAAEGGL; encoded by the coding sequence CTGGACGATGACGAGGACTACTGGCTCGACACCATGAGCCAAAGCCAGCGCCGCTATGTGCATGAGCCCTACCGGCGCAAGCTGGTCATCATGGAGCATCGCCTGACGGCGGATCTGGCACGCTTGCGCGCCCGCCTGCATGGCGAGGACGTCGATCTGCCCGAGGGCTACCCCGATGCCCGCGCATTTCTGGCCGACCTCCAGTTGATTCGCGACTCCCTGATCAGCCAGGGGGATTCCAACGCCGCCGAGGGCGGACTCTAA